The following proteins are encoded in a genomic region of Sulfurospirillum arsenophilum NBRC 109478:
- the fabD gene encoding ACP S-malonyltransferase — MNNSIFIFPGQGSQKIGMGKDFYDHSSIAKEMIEKASQRVGFDFTNLLFEENDRLDQTEFSQPAILLVSLIAYRLFTEQCKVAPRAVLGHSLGEFSALSAAGAMDYLDAVELVHQRGLLMKQACEGINAGMMALLGLDDTSVEAITCKERELGKKVWAANYNGDGQIVIAGNKDDLASLEPLFKDAGAKKAVLLPMSVASHCPLLSSAQPKLEAYLEKWLKESFAMPVISNVTASAYQSKAEATKLLSEQLVSPVKYKQSILHVESSVDCFIEFGGSVLKGLNKRISQKPTHSITDMKSLEEVLALL, encoded by the coding sequence ATGAACAATAGTATTTTTATATTTCCTGGACAAGGTAGCCAAAAAATTGGCATGGGAAAAGATTTTTATGATCACTCTTCTATTGCGAAAGAGATGATCGAAAAAGCAAGCCAAAGAGTAGGATTTGACTTTACAAATCTTTTATTTGAAGAGAATGATCGCCTTGATCAAACAGAATTTTCACAGCCTGCCATTTTATTGGTAAGCCTCATCGCATATCGTCTTTTTACAGAGCAGTGCAAAGTAGCACCTAGAGCGGTACTGGGTCATTCATTAGGCGAATTTTCTGCCCTTAGTGCAGCAGGTGCTATGGATTATTTAGATGCAGTTGAACTTGTACATCAACGTGGTCTTTTAATGAAGCAAGCGTGTGAAGGAATTAATGCAGGTATGATGGCGCTTCTTGGCTTGGATGATACAAGTGTTGAAGCGATTACATGTAAAGAGCGAGAGCTTGGTAAAAAAGTCTGGGCGGCGAATTACAATGGCGATGGACAGATTGTTATTGCTGGAAATAAAGATGATTTAGCATCTTTAGAACCACTTTTTAAAGATGCGGGTGCTAAAAAAGCGGTGCTTCTTCCAATGTCAGTCGCAAGCCACTGTCCACTTTTAAGCTCGGCTCAACCAAAACTTGAAGCCTACTTAGAAAAATGGCTCAAAGAGAGTTTTGCAATGCCTGTGATTTCAAACGTTACAGCAAGTGCGTATCAAAGTAAGGCAGAGGCAACTAAACTCTTGTCTGAGCAGTTGGTTTCACCTGTAAAATACAAACAATCCATTTTACATGTAGAATCTTCCGTAGACTGTTTTATTGAGTTTGGTGGATCTGTTCTCAAAGGTCTTAATAAACGAATTAGCCAAAAGCCAACGCATAGCATTACCGATATGAAAAGTTTAGAAGAAGTGCTTGCACTTCTGTAA